The following DNA comes from Anaerostipes rhamnosivorans.
GGATGGAACCGTCTGCCACGAATGCGCAGAGGCCCAGTTTTGGAAGCTGCTCCCGGATATACTGTTGGTCTTCAGAAAGATCGGCCACTTCTTTTATGACCCTTTTATTTAACCTATTATAATAGAAGGAAGAGCGCACACATTCCGGCAGGAAATCGAACAGGATCTTAATCAGTTCAAAGGCGGCGATGGTTCGTCCTCTGGCCGGGAATCCAACCTCAAAGTGAACGGAGAGATTACCGGAGGAAGGATCCATGGACAAAGCGGTGCGGGATAAGATCTCCTGTCCGCACCTGCTGACAGAGATAAGCCCGCTTTTTCCGGAGCCTTTGGCTTTGAAGTTAAAAGACTCTAGTTTTTTTGCGAACAAGCGTGTCAGATGATCCTGAAGGGCAATGCGCTTATGAGGCAGGTCAAACAGGGAAGACGGAAATCCGGCCGTTGAGCCGGGAATCACGGCACTCAGTTTGGAAGGAGATGCAAAAGGATCTCCCTGTACGTGGTCAATATTCAGCACATAGCCGTCAAAACGATAGCTGCCTCTTGTGTCTTTATATGTGGGATAACCTTTATGGTCGATCCTCTGTAACAATGCTTTTAAATCATCAGATGTCTTCATAATGAATAAACCTTTCTATCATGGATATTAACACTTCTTAGAGTAAGTATCCCACGATTAAAAAGAGCCGTCAATGCGGACCACGATTTTTTGTTTTATGGACGCAGGGCACACTGTATTCTATGCCTTCCGGGCTTGGCGTGCTTAGCACGTTAAGGTATAATGTTTTTAATAGTATTTACTTATGGATCTGGTTCAAAGGAGGGTTTAGTTATGGAATGTAAGAGAGTTTGGGCAGTCTATTTCAGTGCCACAGATACAACAAAAAAGATTGTCACAGTTTTGGCAAAGGAGGCGGCCAGAACACTGCGTGTCCCGTATCACGAGTATGACTTTACGCTGCCTGGTGCAAGAAAAGAGCTCCTCGTTTTTGAACCTGAGGATCTTGTGGTTTTTGGAACACCGGTCTATGCAGGCAGGGTGCCCAATGTGCTGCTTGGATTCCTAAGGGATTATATCAAGGGAAATCATGCCCTGGCAGTGCCGGTCACAGTCTATGGAAACCGGAATTACGACGACGCGCTGATAGAACTCCGCGACCTGCTGGAACAAAACCACTTTTACACCATTGCTGCGGGAGCCTTTGTGGGAGAACACGCATTTTCCAGGACACTGGGAAAAGACCGGCCGGACCACAAGGATGTCAGCCTGGCCAGGGAGTTTGCGTATGGACTCTGTCAGCGTCTCAAAATGTATGAGA
Coding sequences within:
- a CDS encoding 4Fe-4S binding protein, which encodes MECKRVWAVYFSATDTTKKIVTVLAKEAARTLRVPYHEYDFTLPGARKELLVFEPEDLVVFGTPVYAGRVPNVLLGFLRDYIKGNHALAVPVTVYGNRNYDDALIELRDLLEQNHFYTIAAGAFVGEHAFSRTLGKDRPDHKDVSLAREFAYGLCQRLKMYEKEDFVHPVYVKGTPAPYRGYYQPRDRKGTFIDIRKVKPLTSGDCDGCGICAEVCPMGSINREDVKTVNGICIKCGACIKKCPRQARYYEDEGYLYHKTELEEQYTERAEPEIFF